The DNA region ATGTGCTCGAGAAATGCCTGACGGGCTGGATCATGTGGGTTTAGGTAAATTCTTAAGTCCTGTGATACCAACAGAGGGGAACACATTTCCACTTCGTCCAAACAGGCAAGGGCATTGAACTAGCCAGGAGGAAAGACAGAGGCAAGCCCTGAGCTGCCTGCAACATGAGAGGCCAGCATGCATTTCAAGAGCTTCCATTTGCTAGGGTGGACAAACGGTCTCCTGAAAAGTCCCTTGGCTGTAAAACATTGAATTCTGGGCAGGCAGAGCAAATACTGCCCCATCATATAAGAATTTCCCTAAGAACGAGAGTCCCCTATAGTCACGGGAAATCACTTTAAAACAATAGCAGTTCTAGGCTTTCGGGTAGGGCATTAAACCATCTGGAAAGTGTTTATGAGTTCCTTGGCTCAGCTCACGTCCAGAccaattaaatcagaatcttgggAGTGGAGCTCAGGCATAGCCTTCTGGGACTCGCCCTGGTGAGCAGACCAGCTAAGAGCGACTGCTCCAGAAGGTGAGGTGGCCTTGAACCTGGAAAATGGCAGATCAAAATGCTCTGCCAAGTTCACTTGGCTTGCAGGTCTGCAAAGCTAGTCATACATAGCCCTCCTATCTGTACCCCCAGTTCTAGTCCACACTTGACGGTAAATGTTATCATCTCTCAGACATAGGCAGCCAACCTAAGTGGGCATCTTCTGAGTCTAAATTTGCTCAGGCAGGTCAGAGAACAGGAATGCAgtgaaggaaatatatatatatataaatatatatatatatatatatgtgtgtgtgtgtgtgtgtttatacagtatgtatatatatgtatatatgcgtatatgtatgtatatgcatatatatgtacatacatatatatatatatgtacatacatatatatatatattatcagcTACAGATAATGCCCAGAGTGTGTATCCTCCTTTGATGGCACTCTTCATTTTCCAGACTGTGATTTTTGTTCACTGTCCTCTATGAAGGCGATAGTTTgactaaatacatatatatatttatatatattatatatataactaatattatatataactaattagttataatatatataactaaCTATATagttatactatatataatatatattatatatatgtatatatatatatatatatataattcaaacAACTTATTAGTGAACATTCCTATGTCAAAGATGCTGGAAGGACACGTACGGAACAGACAGGCCAGTGATTAGTGCACTGAATGACCCCTGGACCCAAAGCTGTGGACTAAAGTTAGTAAGGGACCCCACTAGGACTCAATACAGGTGACACTGAGCTGGAAGACACACTCTCTGTGCTCTAAAGCACAGTATACATGCTAGGCATGGAGTCTAAACACGTGTGCCAGCCACTAGACCCTCGTTATGGAGTCTGAGATCCCACAGGGGCAGGTGGGATTCCTTGTCCTCGTAGAACAAAGTCGAAGTTTCTAGAGGTTGGTCTCTAGTACCCTACATTATTGTGTAGTCATAAACAAAAGTTTTCACATCTAACCTGCGGACATATAAAGCGGGGTTGTGCTTGCATTGGTCAGAGTAAGACAGCATCGCACCGTGCAAatgatacttttttctttctttcttttttaaatctttgagaGCAGGTTCTACTAGATAGCCTAAGCCAGTTTGCAACTTCCaagcctcctgccccagcctgctAAGTGTTGGTGTTACAAGTCTGTACCCCTGTATCTggcttttgttgctatttcaatGGCGCTTAGAAACTCACTCAGGCTTCATAATGCCGGTAACAACAAGaatggaaatgaaatgaaatgaggtCTTTCTGTGTGCTAGACATCAATATTGTTTTCCTGCATTATCTCACCTTTAAGTGGAAGATATAATCATAGCTACTTTTCAGCTAAGGAAACAATGAACAGAGTAAGTTTGGCTCAGATGACAGGGAAGAGGCTTAAAGGGACCTGACTGACTCTTAAGAGTCCATATTTGGAGGCTCTGTGCTGTATTTCTTCACACATACCATGCAGGTCTTGCCTGCTGTAGCACACTACAAGCATACGACAAGAAGCCGAGGTTGGTTAGAGACAATCTGGTATCAGCCCTCAAGCCCCCATTGTGCCTACAGTCACCACGGGCTGGGAACCATCTCCCCCACCTTTGGGCTTATCCTGATTGAGGCCATAGGTTCAAGTTCACAGAGTGCGTAAAGATCCTAGGATATCCGAAAAACTTTCTCAGGGCGGTGTTAAGAAAAAGATGGGTCACCCCCACTTGTGTACCGAGCCTCCTGCTTGCCCAGGAGAGAGGCATGCTAAGTGTTTGCTGACTGGTGCTCTTAGAGGGGTGGGTCAGGCGTGGCTCTGGAATCTGGTGACTTATGCAATGGAGCTGAGCAGAGCTCACCACTTAAAACACGACTGTAGCTCTGTAACTCTCAATGAATGGGGGGAGGGATGGggggagacagggaaagaaaagtcTATCTCTTTGAGCTTAGCTAGACAGAAAAAAGTGGGCAGCCTGCAATGATGGGCCAGGCAGaatggataaaaagaaaaaggcctcGAAGGGGAAGAGCATTTGGGTGGTAGCGAGGGAGTGGGAGGTTCACTTTGCCTCCTTCTGCTGAATTTAGAAagacctgccctgccctgccttgccAGTTACCGTCTAGTGAACCAAAGGCTCCATGGTACACAGAGCTGAGTCAGATCCACTCTACTCTACCACTCGGAGCCTCTGATCTGAGACACACCTGAGCCCACAGGGGCTTCTAGCTCTAAAGCCCAGGCTTGTCAAACATTGGGCAGCGTCTTTATCTCTGCCCTGGCTTGCCCTCTCCAGCTGGGCTTAGCATCTTTAATAAGGGGCCACACTGCAGGACCCCGCTCCTTGATGTCTGTGCACATAGAGAAGCATGCATTTCATTTTCCCATCAAAAGCTGGTGGCTTCCTGAGGGGTTCCTTTTGGAAGCCAAGGTTGCCATCTAACTGCTGAAGCCCCGATTGAAATTCCCCTTTGGATCCCCCAGTTCAGAAAACTCCCATGGAGAATGAACCAGCTTGGAGTCCTGCAGGCCTGGGCCGCCCCAACACATTCCTGAAGCTTTATTTCTGTGTGGTCCCTTTCAAAACCTTTGgaaagttccaggagatccattTCTTGATAAATGTTTTCATCGTTGCCTGGAGTGGAGCcagaagagagcagagcagaTGTCAGATGCAAAGACTTTCCAACTCCACCACTTGACCGCTGGCTGCTAATTTGTACTGATGTAAATGAAATGTCTGGGAAATGTTTCTCATTCAAGGGAAGACAAGCTGTGATAAAACTCATCGCTTATAtgctgactaaaaaaaaaaaaaaaaaaaaaaaagcaagcaagcaaactccTGCAGAAGCTGGAGATGTCTCATCTCCCAAAAAACACTGAGAAACAGGGCAATGGCAGTGGCAGTCAGCTCTACCAATGCCTGGTAGAATACTAAAGCactagcattttgttttgttttgttttgttttttgttttcttccagagTCAAAATGGAATCTGATGAATTGAGTTCTCAAATTCTTCCATGAATTTTCCCTCTGCACCTTGTCAAGAGTCTAAcactggtgctggagaggtggctcagtggttaagagcactggctcctctccCACAGTACCACACGGCAGCTCAAAACTGTtggtaatttcagttccagggtatccaaaaCCCTCAcgcagacaaacatgcaggcaagccatcaatgcacatgaaataaaaatcaattaagaGTCTAATGCCACCACTACCAACAAATAGGCTTCAATACCAACAAATGCAAAGTAATGCACAATAGAGGCGCTACCCACACACCACCCTTAGGTGGTGAGTAGATATTCAAGTTGAGAAAGCAGAGATATGCTGGGATTCCAGTAATGCGCAGCCATCCAGTGAAGGGGTGAGCCTAAATGGTACCACTACACCCTATCACACTGAAGTTGTGACAACCGCCTTTCTACAGTAGCCAGCTCTGTGAACCTGTCAGTTTGGCTTGGCCTTGGCCTCATGGACTCTGTACTGTGGGTTGATGAGGATCATCATACCTCATGAACGAGCCTTTGTCAACACTAGGTTACTCAGCCTGTTTTACCTGGCTTGAACCATTCTTAGTTTTCAGAAGCAAGACTTCTGTGTTACTCTGGCCTGCTTCTGGGAACAGCAGGATTTCctccctggatttcctggacagCTATGCTACCTCCCTCTgcgcctccccccaacccctcaacTCCCTTGCACTCCCCCAACTTTCTGCTGGGTTAGGGATGTTAAGGGGGTGGAGCCTGCTGTAAGCCCCAGCTGTGGCTAGTTAATCTTGTCCTCTGTGAACCCAGAAAGCAATTCAGCACATTAACTTTTCAAAAGGGTCAGATCGTTTTGCCATTAATTGAATTTGGGATAAAACATGATTTAACTCTTTAACACATATACATTTCAAGTGAAAAGGAGACatgttcccccccacccccattactctggctttcttcccctgTTCCATCAGTGTCTTGGTGTACAGTGTGTGTAGGGGTGCTCTTCCCCATGGGCATTTTGAGCACCTCTACCCAGACCCCACTCCTAAAGAGTAAAGGCTATCCGATGACATCTTTACTATTACCTTAAGTGAACAGGCACATGGGTAGACCTAAGTTTCCATCACTTTCAAAACTTTCCAATCTTGTCACTCATAAACTCCCAAAGGGAGGGACATTCATGAATCCTCCTGGCTTAATTCTTTTGACAGGAATTCAATCTTTCCTCTCTACTGATTCCTAAGAAGATGTTTGTGCTATAGTTAAAGGCATAGAGACTAAGTCAGAACCCATAAGGGgcagctggaggcagaggaagctcACAATCGAATCCCCTGGGAGGCAGATTTTAGAAACGGGGAGGCCTACTGCCCTTGGACCCACCCAGAACGAGAGAAGCCAGCTGCCCTTGGACTCCAACCAAGGGCATTGTGTCAGCGAGCTGTCCAAAAGAACACCCGTATAAGGTAGTCTCTCTCTTCTAGAAGGCAAGTAAGTCTCTAGTGGACTCTTCTAGGGACAAGACAGAAATCATGCTAAGGATGTCAGTAACCACCTGGGTAGCACCATCATTCCATCGCAGAGCTGACCAGTGTGAAGGAGGGGAAAGTGGTGACGGCTTCCCCTACTCTGCCCTCCTAACTGAGGTCACTTCTCAGCTCTAATGAGGCTTTCTTCACTCCCACACAACCACGCTACAGTGTTCCTGTTACAGGTTTCTTCCTGGTGTGTAAGCTGAATGTGCCTGTGGCTAGTCAATTTAGGCTTTTAAATTCCATTTCATTGAAGAACTACGGAATGGGCACATGCCATTTAGTAACCAATCCCCAAATGAGGTAGACTGTACCTTGTTCTCTGAAGAGCTTTTTTCTAAAACAgcgattctcaacctgtgggttgtgatgCCTTTGGGGGTCCCATATCAGAGCCCCTGTATATCacatacttacattatgattaataacagaagcaaaattacagttatgaagtagcgatgAAATggctttatggttgggggtcaccacagttggaggaactgtattagaagGCCACATTAgtaaggctgagaaccactgctctaaaaggACCCTCCCGGAGTCCTTTACCCCTTCTTCAAAGTTGCCTGTCCCCTTTTTAAAGCATACTCCAGGAGCTTAAAGCTTCCCTACAATTTGGTGAGTAAAGCAGGATCAAGCAATAAGGAAGAATTAGTGATCTGCTCTCTGTTCTAGAAACTTCTATGTTTAACAAGGGCAAACAAGGCCAAGAAAGTTTTAAAACTATAGAGAAATTATTATTGGGTTGGGGCagatttttttcaacataatatatattttttatcgATTATCTGGGAATTTCATATACCTGGATCACACTCACTTTCCAGTCCTCTTGGGTCTGCTCCCCCACTCTTATGACTTCCCTCAACCcccaaaggaggaggaagaagaggaagaagaggaagaagaggaagaagaggaagaagagggagaagaggaagaagagggagaagaggaagaagagggagaagaagaagaagaagaagaagaagaagaagaagaagaagaagaagaagaagaagaagaagaagaagaagaaaaggaggagaaggaagaagaggaggaggaggcagaggaggaagaagaagaggaggaggaggaggcagaggaggaggaggcagagaaggaggaagaggaggaggaggaagaggaggaggaggaggaggagaaaacaagTCCAATTAATGTTGCCCATATATGTACtagagcatggtcaaactcccaatGGCCTAGCCCTTAAAGAAAGCTGAGTCCTTCCCTTCCTGATCCAtccccaccagaagccatcagttgtggaGAGCTATACTCCTGCATCTTTATCACAGCTTTAAAGTGTTCTCCTCATGGCTTTCTGCCTAGGCTGTTACTGTGGGGGGGCATGGGATGGGGAAAGGGGTTGTCATAGAAGCCTAAGGCTGAACTTAGCAAGGCAGtgttcagaagcagagagaaccaGGTGCTCCCAGGTAAGCACAGCCTGTCATGGCAAGTTAGGGTCTTGGGACTGGCAGTTCTTAGACACTTTTCTAATTGTCTTCTGTGTTCTTTGACTTATCTCTCTTCAGTTCCTCCTATACCAACTTTACCTTCCATCTCTGTAAAAAAGGACCTTCTGCTCTTTGCTCCTGGGAGTTTGATGTTTTAAGTTCCCATGTAGAAGCAAGGTCATGTGGTATTTGTCTCTTTGAGTATACCTTATTTAACACAGTCTTCCGGGTTCATCCATGCTGTCAAAAATGACAAGATCTCCTTTTTTTGTAaagctaaataatattccatgtCCTCTTCCTTCTGACTCCATTCCCACCCCCGTCCTAAGTCTTCTTTAGcggttttatttctttctttctttctctatctcaaCCAGGATATCACTTCCCCAAGAAGTCAGTATTGGCTCTTTTCCTCTAAATCTGGACACCATCCATAGCATAAATCTGTTCTATTTGCAAGACAGAGTTATCTTAACAAAACATTACGTTGACATGTCTGGTCTCAAGATAAACCAGTCCCCTAACAAGTTCATTGGCTGTTGGAACTCCTCTCTGTCAGCTTCCAGTGGAGATCCTGGGTTCATTCAAGGATAGGAATGGCACAGAAGCATTTACATGACATGTTACCAATcttaaaagaagtttaaaatgaatttcttaaAGAAAGGGTTTTAAGTTTGTCAAATAAACTTCACTgaagctgcttcttcttcttctacttcttcttcttcttcttctacttcttcttcttcttcttcttcttcttcttcttcttcttcttcttcttcttcttcttcttcttcttcttcttcttcttcttcttcttcttcttcttcttttacttaCAACAAAGATCCTGGACTTGATTGTAGCTATCAACAtgatgtgagtgtttgtgtgtgtgtgtgtgtgtgtgtgtgtgtgtaagggcacGCAACAGGGAGCCCACTGTCCACATTCCCAGAGGAAGGCACTTCCCCCAGGGTCTCTTCTGTCTGACTAACAAACATATACCAAGTTCTGTTAGCCAGACACTGTTTGAAAGGCATTATAAGACAGAGGCTGCCTTTTATTCTAGGAGAAAGACACATTTAAGGAGATGGTGGGATGGTCTATACGGCACAGCTTATTCTCCACTCAGGCGGACGGCCCTGCTTCCCCTCAGATCTGTGCTCTCTGGCTCATGGCACTGCCCCACCCATCCCACTCAGTACCTGCCTCACTCATCCCTAGCCTCGATCTCATTTCCCCATTGTACATTCAGGGTACACACAACTATGTAAAAGTATCAGTTGTTTCTGTCAAAGCTTACACTGAACTCTGCAAGAAAGAATAACTTCTATTTATTCAAAGTTGTTTACCCCAAGACTAGAAGAGGGCTGGGGAATTCTTTCATCCATTAGTCCATTCAAGTGCTGATCTGGGCCCTTGGAGATTTGGGCTCTTTGGGAAACAAAGATTCTCTTCTCATATAGAGCTAACTTTCTAGTTGAGCAAGGACACCAATCTTTATCCAGTGGATTCTGCAGTTAATTTTCATGACATTTAATCACCATAAAACTCCATGATATAACTGTAACCCCattctacagatgaggaaacctaTGGACAGAGAGACCAGGAGAGAACAAAGCTGGCAGTTCATGGTAGAGTTAACATTCATAGTCAAGGAGTCACGGTCTACAGCTGATTGTCAGCTACGGAATCTTTGTACAAATACACAGCATGGATCCAGCAAGAATTTCTTGATATTGAACAGTACTAGGAGGATAACATCATAATGGAGCAGGGGAAAGTCAGATCTCACAGAGAAAGTGACAATAATTTCCAAGGCAGGGTGTGtgcttgtctctctgtgtgtccctgtgtgtgtatgtccctgtgtgtgtgtctgtatgcagaGTGCAGGCAGGAGGCACTGTAGGCAGATAGCATAGCATTTCCAAAGGCATACAGAACAGCAGCCATATAGTGTAGGAGGAGCATAGGGAGACTGGAGGGAAGAGGTCTGATGGAATCACACTGTGAAGACCCTCCTGTTGCCTGAGTGGCAGTTCGAACTGAGCCATGGGAGAACTAAGAAGAAAGACTGAATGGTGGCATTCTAGGTCCACAAGTAAAACTTCCAAAGGGTGAGAAAATGGCACCCAAATATATCCAAGTAACTACATGGGTGCCAAGGAACTCAGATTCAAAGGGCTGTAAGCGAAAGGTCTGAGAGCTGGGATAGAAGAGCAACATCTTCTGTCCCGACATCATGACTTTATTCATCATGACTCTCATCATCTCTGTCCTGATTCTTTTTATTAAACTGAATTGTCAGCCCCCCCCTTCCAGTTAGCCAAGGACCCCAGTGAATTCCACTGGTACTCAGCTCATCAGTGACGGATCCAAGACTTGAGATCATTAGCTCATTATCTTTCTAACAGATTTGCAAGCAGATGGTTTCACCTTCCACTGCAGAAATACAGAGAACCAAGCAGGACAAGCTCTCTCTCTAGAAGGCATTAAATGGTAATCTCAGTGAAGAGCAACACCAGGAGGTGCTCCAGGGATCTAGGGAAAAGTGCTCAGCAATTTGTGACTCGCACAGATTTCCTTCATCGTCAAGACTAGATTTGCCCTGATGGTCGGCTATACACAGCTGAAGCTGGCTAGCTGCTCCATAAATGCTATGCTTAATGAAAACAGAGGAACAGAATGGAGACGGCCTATTTCACTGGACTGAGCTCTGCAAAAATACACCTTCTCTCTCTCAATGCAAACACAATGCGTGTTTCTTTTGGGGGAAAGAAAATGGCCAGAAAAAGGgaggaaatacatttttattctctGGAGAGACCCAGTGCTAAGTGGTACGTAAGTAAGTGGTACTTTGGCCATTTAGCTTTCGTCATTGTCAAACTATACCGAGGACCCCAAATGGTTTGCAGCCTAGAGAGAGACCAAAGAGCTGGCTTCCCTGGCAATGAGGCAGACTGGACTTGGTTCCTTCCTATTTCTTCATCACACTGTGTGGGTGTAGAGAGAAGGAAGTAGCAAGAGAGAAACTGATAAAACTCtacacctccaaaaaaaaagacaggaaaatagaGGGGCacgacttgggaggaagaagtagcatggggagaggagagggtgatGATGAGGCTAACTATAATACAAGTACATTTATGAAATGTCATAACAAAACctatcattttatataattaatacattattaattataaaataataattatactattttataagtgtgtaatatataagtaatatataatataaatatatagtgtgatatatattaaatatataataatataaatatataaaataaccaaaattaaCAGAATAAACTTGCCACACATGAGGAAACACCACTTGAGATGTTACCAGGCTAATCAGCTCTGATAGGGCAAAGATGTCTGACCCTGAGACTCTGGGAAAGACATTTCCCCTTGGGATGTTTATAAGAAACTCTCAATATTTGGAATGCATTTGTAATGTGCATTTTCCTTCAAGATGTGACTGTCGTGCAAGAGCCAAAGGGGAAAATGGCTGTTTCTGTTGGAAGCAGGGATATTTGGTCTGTGATTTTTATAAACGTGAGGTGATAATACCGTAAGTGGGTAACCGTGAGTTAACACCCTGTAAGGCTTTCAAGGGCGAACTTTGAAGCCAATGGCACACAGCCTATTTGCATACGGATTTCTGGGAAAAGCTGTAAAGAAAGAACTGTTACTTGGAAAATCTGGAGAAAGTCTCAACTGTGTTCAAGAAGCAGCAGCCgactttcctcccctcccccctcctaccTTGGCTGAGGCCAGGACAGCCGCTGCCAGCGCAGGGCTCTAACGTTCCCTCGAAACGACTGCTCATGGAAAATGTTATTTCAGGCACTAGAGTTAaagtttctgatttcttttttgtccCAACCTCAGACTTTGTTTTTTCCAACTTCATTTGTGCAAGTTTGGATTAGTATGGGATACAATAGACAAACACAATGTCAAAGCCATTCCTGCGGAACCTTGCATCCTGTGGACAAATTATGAAAAAACATAACTAAGGCCCGAGAAGAAAAACAACATGGTCAGAGGTTTCAGAACATCaaagtgtttgtgtttctttttaccCCCAAGTATAATGCTCTAGCTAGGCTACCGTTTGATAATTGGAAACTCCAGTACTTGAATATTAATATgaaatttaacttaaaaagtTATTACTAAATCGACTTTCTGAAAgtctttcctttgtatttttctgcTAACCCCGTCTACCCGTCTCTCTGTACAcatccaaaggaaagaaagaatgatgagAAAAGGTTTTCAAGAGTGTAGAGGCTTTTGAGACTTGCCCTGCAGGCTAGTTTGGTAAATTGTGCCTCGGAGTCTCGGAAAAATCGTTTCTatatttacactttttttttttttttttggcgctCACTGGCAACTCCAAATAAAACCATCCCAAGAGAACCGGGGAGGCGTTTCTCCTGGCTCGGGGACACGGGGTAGCCATCCACGCCTCCCTCCCGCGGGTCTCCGGGGATTCTCTGCGGCGGCGAGGGGGCGAGGGAGGAGTGGGCGGGGAAGGCGCTGGTGCCCACCTTGCTCGCAGGTGCCCTTGCTGACCTGGGTGATGGCCTTCTCCCCGCGGCTCTCGGCGCGCAGGCTGGCGGCGCGCAGCTGGCAGCCGCTGGGGTAGGTGACGCCGTCGCTGCCGCACACCGGGTAGCGGGTCTTGCACACGCACACGGCGAGGGTCGCGGGACCGCCGGCTGCTGCCCCGGCTTTACCCTTCCGCCTCTTGCGGCTCTTCACGCACTCCATGCCCGGCGCGCAGTGCCCCCTGCCGGCCGCGCCGCCCCCGCACGGCTCACCCTCGCCGCGAGCGCACACCGGGCAGCAGCCGCACGCGTCGCGGGTCTCACCCAGCGGGCAGCCGAGCGGGGGCAGCGCGGGGCAGGAGGCCGGCACGCACGGGCCGCAGGCATccgaagaggaggaagaggagaggggcaggagcaggagcagcagtcCGGCTGCACCCAGCAGCAGGGCGCGCGGCGGCCGCTCCATGATGGGGTGGCGGAACGCGAGCGCGCGAGTGAGCTGCCCGGCTCCGGGAGGCCAACTCTTAAAGCCGCTGCCCCGCCCGGCGCTCCAGGGGCCCTCCCCGGGGCGGAGAGTCAGCCCGCCGCCCGCCCTGCTCTTCCCGCCCGTCCGTGATCCGGCCTCCCTCCCGGATCGCCGTCAGGGGCGTCTCCGCCGGCCGGTCCTGCTCAGCCCCCTGCCCCTGTCCCTCTCCATCACTGGAGGGAACGCGtctcccacttcctctcctcctcactTTCCAGatccagctattttttttttcttttaaatcttttaaaattactagGACTATGAGAATGCACTGCTCACTTCATTAAATTCTCTGCGGGCCTGGGAAACCCGAGTGCTTTGTGGTTACTCTTTTAAGGACAGACTACGAAGGGAGTGGGGTTTGTGTCCTCTTTGGCTGCAGGGCTGGTGTGGTTTTAGATGTCAAGTTCTTTTTGGACCCTCAAAATCTTGCTCTTCTCTCATATTACACAAGCTGTCTGATGCTGAGTCAagtttaaaattagttttaaaagttaTGGTTCTagatttatttgtctttattttatgtgcatggatgtttcgGCTGCATTATGTACATTATGTGTGTGCCCAGTGCCTCGGGTGGGGGGCGGTGGGGTAGAAGATCTGATATCTTGTTactagagttagagacagttgttagaagccttgtgggttctgggaatcgaactcaggtcttgGACCTGAAGCTCTCTTAACAGCTAAGCGGTTTATCCAgtcccttacttttttttttttttttaagtatttttattttgtgtttgggagtaagtgtgtatgtttgtggatCCACGTGCCAAATGTGTGGAGGTTAGATAACAACTTGGAGCAGCTGATTTTCTCTGTCTACTAAATGGGTCCTAGGGCTTGAATTCTAGTTATCAGTCTGGTTCCCAAATCACTGGCCTGTGTTagtatttaaaacacacagagaagaaaacctTTTAGAGGAAGGGCCACTAGTGGACCTGCGGGGAAAATGGTCTTGTGTCCTTTTCTTTAGGATTTTTAGCAGTTCACTGCTCACGCAGATAGCAGTTATCAGGGATCAGGATCCCAGAAGGTAAAGTTGGAGACAGAGCCCACTGGAGTCCACAGAAGCACTAGTCTCAGGGTCTGTATTAAAAGAACAAAGCATTTGCCCATGTTAAGGGTTAATGAACACAAtattaaatgattaaattatAAACACCTGGCACAGAAACACATCTTCCCACTGCAAAAACTAAAATGACCATATATCCTTCGAACAACTGTCACAAGAGCCGTGGCTGCCCCTGGCTGGTCTGCAAACAGCTGTAGGGGAAGGAAGGCTGAGAGTGACGGGGTTGTGGAGGCTGTAGGAGGGTTGAGCTgcactcctctctctccatgAGCACAGAAGGTATGGAGTCTAGGTGACCAAAGCCAGTGCACCCATTGACTGCATATCAGGTGGCACCATATGGTACAGAAGTAACGTGATGGGGATGGCTCCTGGTCTGGAGGTCCTGCCTAGGCCTGGGTCACTTTTTCCCCCCCACAAATCCCAGAATTTGTAGGGTTGTTATATGAAAGCAAGAAGCAACATCCACAACACCATGAATAAGGTATGTGGTTGCT from Mastomys coucha isolate ucsf_1 unplaced genomic scaffold, UCSF_Mcou_1 pScaffold22, whole genome shotgun sequence includes:
- the Igfbp7 gene encoding insulin-like growth factor-binding protein 7, whose product is MERPPRALLLGAAGLLLLLLPLSSSSSSDACGPCVPASCPALPPLGCPLGETRDACGCCPVCARGEGEPCGGGAAGRGHCAPGMECVKSRKRRKGKAGAAAGGPATLAVCVCKTRYPVCGSDGVTYPSGCQLRAASLRAESRGEKAITQVSKGTCEQGPSIVTPPKDIWNVTGAKVFLSCEVIGIPTPVLIWNKVKRDHSGVQRTELLPGDRENLAIQTRGGPEKHEVTGWVLVSPLSKEDTGEYECHASNSQGQASASAKITVVDTLHEIPLKKGEGAQL